From one Cloacibacillus sp. genomic stretch:
- a CDS encoding TrkA family potassium uptake protein, with amino-acid sequence MDRKKKKSFLIIGLGRFGTALCEKLANLGQNVIGIDSMPGPVMELSDKIAVAAQLDVTDESSLRKIGATQVDVAVVTIGEAVEHSILCTSLLVDMGVPVVVARASNKLHAKVLERVGAHKVISPEWDMGSRIGELLVYPWYSAFTRIDGGNFVLGKIQPLPEMIGRDMAELKFSQKYKVIVILMEYEGMQHTPLPTRPFEKGDRMWVLGHVEEMDRLIDKSDVSGLIDMKEINLPGASQ; translated from the coding sequence ATGGATAGAAAAAAGAAGAAGAGTTTTCTGATTATCGGCCTCGGCCGTTTCGGGACCGCGCTCTGTGAAAAGCTGGCGAATCTTGGCCAGAACGTCATCGGTATCGACAGTATGCCCGGCCCGGTCATGGAGCTTTCCGATAAGATCGCCGTCGCCGCGCAGCTGGATGTCACCGATGAGAGTTCTCTGCGCAAGATCGGGGCCACCCAGGTCGACGTGGCGGTGGTGACGATCGGCGAGGCGGTGGAGCACAGTATTCTCTGCACCTCGCTGCTTGTCGATATGGGGGTGCCGGTGGTGGTCGCGCGCGCCTCGAATAAGCTGCACGCGAAGGTGCTTGAGCGCGTAGGCGCGCATAAGGTGATCTCGCCGGAGTGGGATATGGGTTCGCGTATCGGCGAGCTGCTCGTCTATCCGTGGTATTCTGCCTTCACTCGCATCGACGGCGGCAATTTCGTACTCGGAAAGATCCAGCCGCTGCCGGAGATGATCGGCCGTGATATGGCGGAGCTTAAATTTTCACAAAAATACAAAGTTATTGTTATACTTATGGAGTATGAGGGCATGCAGCATACGCCTCTGCCCACGCGTCCCTTTGAGAAGGGGGACCGGATGTGGGTGCTGGGGCATGTCGAGGAGATGGACAGGCTTATTGATAAGAGCGACGTCTCCGGCCTCATCGATATGAAGGAGATAAATTTACCAGGCGCGTCGCAATAG